From Thalassospiraceae bacterium LMO-JJ14:
TGAAGATCATCGATGAATATCATCCATCAACCAGCTTTAACCATGAGAAATATACTATAAAAAATTATAACTAATTGTAATAATTGATGTATTAAGGGGTTTTTATCCGCCAATCAGAAGTGGGAACGCGTTTTGGCTAGCGAATAGAGAAGGCGATCATAATATATATATTGTCGACAATATGTCAGGTCTCTATGCTTTAGCGTACACGGGCGGCCGACACAGCCCGTCAGGGAGTAAATGGAAGGCCAAATGGGAATTAACCCGGCGGATAACCGCTCACCAACGCTAGTCGCGAAAATCGCCAAGAAACTCCGCACGGAGATTCTGGGTGGCGCGTTCATGCCGGGCGCCGCACTTCGCGAAATCCCGCTGGCCGAGAAATACGGAACATCACGGCAAACGATGCGCGAAGCGCTGCGCACGCTGGCTGATCACGGCCTGGTCGAACTGCATTCCCGGCGCGGCGCGGTCCTGCCAAAACTCACCGTGGCCCGCTCGCGCGAGATCTATACGTTGCGTTCCATTCTCGAGCCCTTCGCGTTGCGCACGGGGATGGTAGAGGGACGAATCAAAGAAATGGAACGGCTGACAATTTTCGGGGCTTACGAGCACATGCGTAAATGCGCGGAGAACGGCAGTATCGCGGAACTGATCGAAGCCGACATGGCCTTTCATTGGGCGCTGTGTCAGCCGTGCGGCCATCAGATTCTGCTGGAATCGCTCGAACGCCTGCAGGCAGCCACGCAACTTTCGATGCTGCACATGAAGGTCTACGGTTCCGATGCGGAGGGCGAAGTGGAATCACATGCACCGATACTGCATGCCGTCAACATCCGTGATGCGGAGGGCGCCGCACAGGCCATGCATGACCACATCATCCGAAACGGCGAACGTCTTCTTATAAAGGTCGCCAATGGCCATGATGAATAACACTGCGCAGGGTAAGGCTCATCCAACTCGTTAATCAGAGTGTTTCCCCTGAATTTTTTCGAACCTTCAGGCCTTCTCAGGTCAAGATATGGCGAAGCTGAATCGATGGTCGGGCCACGATCTGGAAGTGATTATAGGTGCCATATGGCATGTCTGCTTTGGATCATTTGCAGACTAACACCACACCTATGAATTCCGAACGTAATCGGTTTCACAGCGGACATCGATAAAAAGAAAGGGCCACTCGGAGAATATTCCGAGTGGCCCTTTCAATTACTCCGCCGTCTGCAAAGCAGACATGATCTTATCAGATACACAACTTGCAGCATCATGAAGAGTCTGCGAGGACAGATGAGCATGCTTTTGGGTTACTTTCGCATCACTGTTCCACGTATGGATGATATGAATGTAGTGCACATCTGTCTCTTCATTGAGTGTTGTCCTGTCTTTATTCCCGGCTGGGACAAAAGCTTTATTGAATGCTCGCCAAATAGCAGGTCCGAATTTGAAAGGCAGTTAGGTGTTGATCAGTTTCGGTTGCGGCGCAAACGCCAAATCGACTGCAGCATAACCGATGAAATCACGACGGCGCCGCCGACAAGCGTCATTTCGCTCGGTTGCTCATCTATCACGAGCCACACCCAAATAGGACCGAGAACCGTTTCCAAAAGCAGAAGCAACGCGACCTCGGGCGCCGGAATGGTCCGCGGCCCAAGCGTAATCAGGCCGAAAGACAGCGGCATTATCACCAGCCCCAACAGCACCATTAGCCCGAGCCGCGCGCCTTCCAGCTGAAGTGGTTCGGCTAACGGCATTGCGATCACCGCAGATATCAGCGCGCCGACAGCGGTCGCCGGGATCATGTTCACATGTTTGTTGCGGCGGATAATGATGAATGTCACGGCAAGTGCGATCGCCGTGACCAACGCCAGCAGGTCGCCTAATGACGTGCCGGTGCGCACACCGTCGCCAACGACAATAGAAACACCAGTCATTGCCCCGGCGATTGCCAGCCATGTCGGCAGTGCGACACGCTCTTTAAGAACAATAATCGAGAGCAGTGCCGCGATCAGCGGCGTAGAAGCGAGGATTATAAGGACATTGGCGACCCGTGTGTGATCGACAGCCAGCACAAAAGTGATCGCGTTAATACTGTAGATCAGTGCAACCGAGAAGCCGGCGAGGCCCAGCGCCTTGACCCCGGCCCACGCCTGCCCACGCACGGCCAATATGTAACAAACAGTCAGGCTTAACGACATCAAAAGCCCTCGCCACAAGTTCATTGTCCAAGGGTCGATATCGATCAAACGTATTAACAAGGTGTCCGGGGTAAGTACCAGAACACCAAACAGGGTTAGAGCAAAACCACGGGCATGCTCCTTGGGGTCGGAGGCCGCTGGGATGTGTCCGCCGGGCAACGTCATATTCGTCCTTCCTTTTGATTGCTCCTTGTTCTACTCCGTCACCACGATAGCGGTCACGACAAGCTTTTCGTTTAGCAACTTGAAGGTCATCCTTTTCGATATTTTTCATTCTTTCGCTTTCAGAAACCGGGCAGACGAAACAATGACAAAAAGAAAACGCCCTGGCTATTTCCAGCTTTGGCAGTCTCATTAATAAGTTGAGACAGGGATGGTTCATCCACTGACGAACCACCCCTGCCAAACGGATACGATTATCACCTATGCTGAACGAGAGCCATTCACGGATATTGAATGCCGCGGCCCGGCTGTATCGTGAACGGGGGATTGAGACGACGAGCGTCTGCGAGGTTACGATAGCTGCCGATATGACTCATGGGGGGGGGCTATCGGCACTTCACCTTAAAAGACGATCTAACGGCGGCAGTCATCGAACATTCGGTCAGCGCTTGGACAAGAACCTTGGATGGGCTCATTGCCGAACATGTCGGCGACGAAGGGGTGCGGGCATATGTCGAAATGTATTTGTCGGTAGAGCACATCGCGGACCCAGGCAAGGGATGCCCTATTGCCGCTTTGGCTCACTAAGCGGAGAAGCTAATAGGTGGCTGGTTAGATTTCTGCAATACATAATCGCGCAGA
This genomic window contains:
- a CDS encoding GntR family transcriptional regulator, which codes for MGINPADNRSPTLVAKIAKKLRTEILGGAFMPGAALREIPLAEKYGTSRQTMREALRTLADHGLVELHSRRGAVLPKLTVARSREIYTLRSILEPFALRTGMVEGRIKEMERLTIFGAYEHMRKCAENGSIAELIEADMAFHWALCQPCGHQILLESLERLQAATQLSMLHMKVYGSDAEGEVESHAPILHAVNIRDAEGAAQAMHDHIIRNGERLLIKVANGHDE
- a CDS encoding DMT family transporter, producing MTLPGGHIPAASDPKEHARGFALTLFGVLVLTPDTLLIRLIDIDPWTMNLWRGLLMSLSLTVCYILAVRGQAWAGVKALGLAGFSVALIYSINAITFVLAVDHTRVANVLIILASTPLIAALLSIIVLKERVALPTWLAIAGAMTGVSIVVGDGVRTGTSLGDLLALVTAIALAVTFIIIRRNKHVNMIPATAVGALISAVIAMPLAEPLQLEGARLGLMVLLGLVIMPLSFGLITLGPRTIPAPEVALLLLLETVLGPIWVWLVIDEQPSEMTLVGGAVVISSVMLQSIWRLRRNRN